A genome region from Ottowia testudinis includes the following:
- a CDS encoding cytochrome b has translation MNKNNAPARSLRAASAPLLTAARYTRVAQLLHWLLALALVGIFCVGVYMAGLPFSPQKLKLINWHKWAGITILLLSALRLVWRLTHRPPALPARVQAAMPGWQRVAHHATHHLMYVLFFAVPLLGWAYSSAAGFPIVWFGALPLPDWVPKDKALADAIKPWHAAAAFALAALVVLHVAAVVKHQLIDRDGLARRMLPEQ, from the coding sequence ATGAACAAAAACAATGCCCCAGCGCGTAGCTTGCGTGCCGCTTCCGCCCCCCTTTTGACTGCAGCGCGCTACACCCGCGTGGCCCAACTGCTGCACTGGCTGCTGGCGCTGGCGCTGGTGGGCATTTTCTGCGTGGGGGTGTACATGGCGGGGCTGCCGTTTTCGCCGCAAAAGCTCAAGCTGATCAACTGGCACAAGTGGGCCGGCATCACCATCCTGCTGCTGTCGGCGCTGCGCCTGGTCTGGCGGCTGACGCACCGGCCGCCCGCGCTGCCTGCGCGCGTGCAGGCAGCCATGCCCGGCTGGCAGCGCGTGGCGCACCACGCCACGCACCATTTGATGTACGTGCTGTTCTTCGCCGTGCCGCTGCTGGGCTGGGCCTACAGCTCGGCGGCGGGCTTTCCCATCGTGTGGTTCGGGGCGCTGCCGCTGCCCGATTGGGTGCCCAAGGACAAGGCGCTGGCCGACGCCATCAAGCCCTGGCACGCGGCGGCGGCCTTTGCGCTGGCGGCGCTGGTGGTGCTGCACGTGGCGGCGGTGGTCAAGCACCAGCTCATCGACCGCGACGGGCTGGCGCGGCGCATGCTGCCGGAGCAATGA
- a CDS encoding YceI family protein: protein MRHTLTALAACATLAAFAAPAHAADYVIEPTHTFATFEITHFGAAKNRARFDKKEGTVQFDRAAKTGKVELTIDAASISSGVPQFDRHLKGGDIFDVEKHPSIKFVGDKFHFSGDKVTAVDGQLTIKGQTHPVTLKANQFNCYDSPMLKREVCGGDFEAIIDRTLWGLNYGMPMVAGKDVRVLATVEAVKQ, encoded by the coding sequence ATGCGCCACACCCTGACCGCCCTGGCCGCCTGCGCCACGCTGGCCGCCTTCGCCGCACCCGCCCACGCCGCCGACTACGTGATCGAGCCGACGCACACCTTCGCCACGTTCGAGATCACGCACTTCGGCGCCGCCAAGAACCGCGCGCGCTTCGACAAGAAGGAAGGCACCGTGCAGTTCGACCGCGCCGCCAAGACCGGCAAGGTGGAGCTGACCATCGACGCCGCCAGCATCTCCAGCGGCGTGCCGCAGTTCGACCGCCACCTGAAGGGCGGCGACATCTTCGACGTCGAGAAGCACCCCAGCATCAAGTTCGTGGGCGACAAGTTCCACTTCAGCGGCGACAAGGTCACGGCGGTCGACGGCCAGCTCACCATCAAGGGTCAGACACACCCCGTCACGCTCAAGGCCAACCAGTTCAATTGCTACGACAGCCCCATGCTCAAGCGCGAAGTGTGCGGCGGCGACTTCGAAGCCATCATCGACCGCACCCTGTGGGGCCTGAACTACGGCATGCCCATGGTCGCCGGCAAGGACGTGCGCGTGCTCGCCACGGTGGAGGCGGTGAAGCAGTAA
- a CDS encoding NADP-dependent malic enzyme, which produces MPKPLSPAEAALRDAARDYHRLPTRGKISVTPTKPLVNQLDLSLAYSPGVAYPCLDIQADPSKAADYTARGNLVGVITNGTAVLGLGDIGPLAGKPVMEGKGCLFKKFAGIDVFDIELDERDPDKLVEMIAALEPTLGGINLEDIKAPECFYIETKLRERMNIPVFHDDQHGTAIISSAALLNGLELVGKRIADVKVAVSGAGAAAIACLDVMVALGVQPANVFACDSKGLIYTGRPGGFDDSKARYAQPDTGARTLADVVKGADVFLGCSAPGVLTPDMVKTMAPHPVILALANPEPEIRPEDAKAARPDCIIATGRSDYPNQVNNVLCFPYIFRGALDCGATKITEEMKLACVREIAALAKAETSAEVAAAYAGKDLQFGPDYIIPTPFDPRLITRIAPAVAQAAVDSGVAERPIADMDAYRTHLERFVYQTGMVMRPVYAAAKAVPMAQKRVAYAEGEDERVLRAAQIAIDDRLAHPILIGRPAVIEQRIKKAGLRMRLGHDVECVNPEDDPRFRKYWEAYHGLMQRSGVTVEAAKAAVRRSTTVIAALAVHLGDADAMLCGTVGRFDAHLDHIRDIIGVEAGAPGYATVNALMLADRTLFVADTYVNDEPGAALLAAIAKMAADEVGNFGIPPKVAFVSHSNFGSSKRPSALRLREARNLFRAQYPDIPCDGEMHGDSALSAALRERAVSDSTLEGDANLLVCPSLDAANILFNVLKITVGHGVTIGPILLGTAAPAHVLTASATVRRVVNMTAVAVAEAASKK; this is translated from the coding sequence ATGCCCAAACCCCTCTCGCCCGCCGAGGCCGCGCTGCGCGACGCCGCGCGCGACTACCACCGCCTGCCCACGCGCGGCAAGATTTCGGTCACGCCGACCAAGCCGCTCGTCAACCAGCTGGATCTGTCGCTGGCCTATTCGCCCGGCGTGGCCTATCCGTGCCTGGACATCCAGGCCGACCCGTCCAAGGCCGCCGACTACACGGCGCGCGGCAACCTGGTGGGCGTCATCACCAACGGCACCGCCGTGCTGGGGCTGGGCGACATCGGCCCGCTGGCGGGCAAGCCGGTGATGGAGGGCAAGGGCTGCCTGTTCAAGAAGTTCGCCGGCATCGACGTGTTCGACATCGAGCTGGACGAACGCGACCCCGACAAGCTGGTCGAGATGATCGCCGCGCTCGAGCCCACGCTGGGCGGCATCAACCTCGAGGACATCAAGGCGCCCGAGTGCTTCTATATTGAAACCAAGCTGCGCGAGCGCATGAACATCCCCGTGTTCCACGACGACCAGCACGGCACCGCCATCATCTCGTCGGCCGCGCTGCTCAACGGGCTGGAGCTGGTGGGCAAGCGGATCGCTGACGTGAAGGTGGCCGTCAGCGGCGCTGGCGCGGCGGCCATTGCCTGCCTGGACGTGATGGTGGCGCTGGGCGTGCAGCCGGCCAACGTGTTCGCCTGCGACTCCAAGGGCTTGATCTACACCGGCCGCCCGGGCGGTTTTGACGACAGCAAGGCGCGCTACGCCCAGCCCGACACCGGTGCGCGCACGCTGGCCGACGTGGTGAAAGGCGCCGACGTGTTCCTGGGCTGCTCGGCGCCGGGCGTGCTGACGCCCGACATGGTCAAGACGATGGCGCCGCACCCGGTGATCCTGGCGCTGGCCAACCCCGAACCCGAAATCCGCCCCGAGGACGCCAAGGCCGCGCGGCCCGACTGCATCATCGCCACCGGCCGCTCGGACTACCCGAACCAGGTCAACAACGTCCTCTGTTTTCCGTACATCTTCCGCGGCGCGCTCGATTGCGGCGCCACCAAGATCACGGAAGAAATGAAGCTGGCCTGCGTGCGCGAGATCGCCGCGCTGGCCAAGGCCGAGACCAGCGCCGAGGTGGCGGCGGCGTATGCGGGCAAGGATTTGCAGTTCGGCCCCGACTACATCATCCCCACGCCGTTCGACCCGCGCCTGATCACGCGCATTGCCCCGGCGGTGGCGCAGGCGGCGGTCGATTCGGGCGTGGCCGAGCGGCCGATTGCCGACATGGACGCCTACCGCACGCACCTGGAGCGCTTTGTCTACCAGACCGGCATGGTGATGCGCCCGGTGTACGCCGCCGCCAAGGCCGTGCCGATGGCGCAAAAGCGCGTCGCCTACGCCGAGGGCGAGGACGAGCGCGTGCTGCGCGCGGCGCAGATCGCCATCGACGACCGGCTGGCCCACCCGATCCTGATCGGCCGCCCGGCGGTGATCGAGCAGCGCATCAAGAAGGCCGGGCTGCGCATGCGCCTGGGTCACGACGTGGAATGCGTCAATCCCGAGGACGATCCGCGCTTTCGCAAATACTGGGAGGCCTACCACGGCCTGATGCAGCGCAGCGGCGTCACGGTGGAGGCGGCCAAGGCGGCGGTGCGCCGATCGACCACCGTGATCGCCGCGCTCGCCGTGCACCTGGGCGACGCCGACGCCATGCTGTGCGGCACCGTCGGCCGGTTCGATGCGCACCTGGATCACATCCGCGACATCATCGGCGTCGAGGCCGGCGCGCCCGGCTACGCCACCGTGAACGCGCTGATGCTGGCCGACCGCACACTGTTCGTCGCCGACACCTACGTCAACGACGAACCCGGCGCCGCGCTGCTGGCGGCCATCGCCAAGATGGCGGCCGACGAGGTGGGCAACTTCGGCATTCCGCCCAAGGTGGCCTTCGTGTCGCACTCTAACTTCGGCTCGTCCAAGCGCCCGTCGGCGCTGCGCCTGCGCGAGGCGCGCAACCTGTTCCGGGCGCAATACCCCGACATTCCGTGCGACGGCGAGATGCACGGCGACAGCGCACTGTCGGCCGCGCTGCGCGAGCGCGCGGTGAGCGACAGCACGCTGGAGGGCGACGCCAACCTGCTGGTCTGCCCGAGCCTGGACGCGGCCAACATCCTGTTCAACGTGCTGAAGATAACAGTGGGCCACGGCGTCACCATCGGCCCCATCCTGCTGGGCACTGCGGCGCCAGCGCACGTGCTGACGGCGTCGGCCACGGTGCGGCGGGTGGTCAACATGACGGCGGTGGCGGTGGCCGAGGCGGCGAGTAAAAAGTAA
- a CDS encoding lytic murein transglycosylase: protein MTQKDCTPRRALAALALTTLLGAPALHAQEAPPAIDPAQFSACLSELKGTPAFRAISAATFAQHTGNLAADPSVLPLLNRQPEFTMPVWDYIAVLVDDERVADGRAAYAKWQGTLQKIEQQTGVAPHVVIGVWGVESNFGQNLGGRPLVQSLATLSCFGRRQAYFRGEFAAALRILQEGHIAPDKLVGSWAGAFGQTQFMPSTFFRSAVDFDGDGRRDIVDSVPDALASTAKFLQNAGYRRGEPWGFEVRLPPGLDTTDASRKAKRPIDAWRSAGLTLADGSPLPASLPSAGLMIPARGGPAFLVGRNFDTLYSYNASENYALAIAQLSNLVGGTGGSVAFVTPWPTDDPGLSRTQNRELQTLLLARGHDIGSADGMIGAKTREAIKAEQQRLGMKADGRAGQKLLAALRRA, encoded by the coding sequence ATGACTCAAAAGGATTGCACCCCTCGCCGCGCCCTGGCCGCGTTGGCCTTGACCACCCTGCTGGGCGCGCCCGCGCTGCACGCGCAGGAGGCGCCGCCCGCCATCGACCCCGCGCAATTCAGCGCCTGCCTGAGCGAGCTGAAAGGCACGCCCGCCTTTCGCGCCATCAGCGCGGCCACCTTCGCGCAGCACACCGGCAACCTGGCGGCCGACCCGTCAGTCCTGCCGCTGCTCAACCGCCAGCCTGAATTCACGATGCCCGTGTGGGACTACATCGCCGTGCTGGTCGATGACGAGCGTGTGGCCGATGGCCGCGCCGCCTACGCCAAATGGCAGGGCACGCTGCAAAAGATCGAGCAGCAGACGGGCGTGGCGCCCCACGTGGTGATCGGCGTGTGGGGCGTGGAAAGCAACTTCGGCCAGAACCTGGGCGGGCGGCCGCTGGTGCAGTCGCTGGCCACCCTGTCGTGTTTCGGGCGGCGGCAGGCCTACTTTCGCGGCGAATTCGCGGCGGCGCTGCGCATTCTGCAAGAGGGCCACATCGCGCCCGACAAACTGGTCGGCTCCTGGGCCGGTGCGTTTGGGCAGACGCAGTTCATGCCCAGCACCTTCTTCCGCAGCGCGGTCGATTTCGACGGCGACGGGCGACGCGACATCGTCGATTCCGTGCCCGACGCGCTGGCCTCGACCGCCAAGTTTTTGCAGAACGCCGGCTACCGGCGGGGCGAGCCCTGGGGCTTCGAGGTCAGGCTGCCGCCGGGCCTGGACACCACCGACGCCAGCCGCAAGGCCAAGCGCCCCATCGACGCCTGGCGCAGTGCCGGCCTGACGCTGGCCGACGGCTCGCCGCTACCCGCCAGCCTGCCCAGTGCGGGCCTGATGATCCCGGCGCGCGGCGGCCCGGCCTTTCTGGTCGGGCGCAACTTCGACACGCTGTACAGCTACAACGCCAGCGAGAACTACGCGCTGGCGATTGCCCAGCTGTCCAATCTGGTCGGCGGCACGGGCGGCAGCGTCGCCTTCGTCACGCCCTGGCCGACCGACGACCCTGGCCTGTCGCGCACGCAGAACCGCGAGCTGCAAACCCTGCTGCTGGCGCGCGGCCACGACATCGGCAGCGCCGACGGCATGATCGGCGCCAAAACGCGCGAGGCCATCAAGGCCGAGCAGCAGCGGCTGGGCATGAAAGCCGACGGCCGCGCCGGGCAAAAGCTGCTGGCGGCGCTGCGGCGCGCCTGA
- a CDS encoding YceI family protein, with translation MSIRSLSRLSLAASLALLAAAPALAQQQLVPAESSIHFVSRQMGVPVEGHFGKFSAQVAFDPAKPEAARINFAVDTGSATLGVKETDAELPKPIWFNTPKFPQATFQSKSVKALGGGKFEVAGQLAIKGQSQGVVVPVQLVQSGAKTTASGQFVIKRLAYKIGEEEWADTSMVADEVQVRFKLVLTGVGKI, from the coding sequence ATGTCGATTCGATCCCTTTCCCGTCTTTCGCTTGCCGCGTCGCTGGCCTTGCTGGCCGCCGCGCCGGCGCTGGCCCAGCAGCAGCTGGTGCCGGCCGAAAGCAGCATCCACTTCGTCAGCCGCCAGATGGGCGTGCCGGTGGAGGGGCACTTCGGCAAATTCAGCGCGCAGGTCGCGTTCGACCCCGCCAAGCCCGAGGCCGCCAGGATCAACTTCGCCGTGGACACCGGCAGCGCCACGCTGGGCGTGAAAGAGACCGACGCCGAGCTGCCCAAGCCGATCTGGTTCAACACGCCCAAGTTTCCGCAGGCCACGTTCCAGTCCAAAAGCGTGAAGGCGCTGGGCGGCGGCAAGTTCGAGGTGGCGGGGCAACTGGCCATCAAGGGCCAGTCGCAGGGCGTGGTGGTGCCGGTGCAGCTGGTGCAAAGCGGCGCCAAGACCACGGCCAGCGGGCAGTTCGTCATCAAGCGGCTGGCGTACAAGATCGGCGAAGAGGAATGGGCCGACACCTCGATGGTGGCCGACGAGGTGCAAGTGCGCTTCAAGCTGGTGCTGACGGGCGTCGGAAAGATTTGA
- a CDS encoding bifunctional acetate--CoA ligase family protein/GNAT family N-acetyltransferase: protein MSIRNLDSLFDPASVAVIGASERPFSVGGTLWRNMRESGFAGRVFPINPKYKELTGQRCYAHVADLPEAPELAVICTPADTVVDLIKQLAKRGTKAAVVISAGLTAKQKQAMLDAAKPSLLRILGPNCVGLLSTHAKLNASFAHIPARPGDLAFVSQSGALVTAMLDWAEARQIGFSHFVSLGEHADVDFGDMLDYLASDPHTRAILLYIESIDQARKFMSAARAAARNKPVIVIKAGRSAQGQKAAASHTGALAGADDVVDAAIARAGMLRVNSLEELFLAAEILTRFKAPIGDRMTVLTNGGGVGVLAADAAAAHGVPLAELGQALKHDLDKVLPANWSHGNPVDIIGDAPAQRYVDALTALAKHPQDTGTLLFIQAPTAIVPSTDIARALIPVIRPEGKAPLPLVSSWVGGPAVAEARALFTQAGIACYDLPEQAVAAIGMLQAYGRNQAELAEAPPAELLHNGSTPDVVRVREIVRQVLASGRDMLTEPEAKAVCEAYHIPVVATRTVPANAVAAGDEAARIGFPVVLKILSEDISHKSDVGGVVLNLNDEGDVRAAAQAMLVRVGKSHPDARVEGFTVQKMVKMPQSQELIIGASIDPTFGPVILFGQGGTAVEVMKDSAMALPPLNAPLARALIERTRVAKLLHGYRDVPPTNLDAVVATLMAVSQLLADVPEIAELDINPLIVNHQGAIALDARVRVSAKQPAGAARFAIQPYPAELSETIDWRGQALTIRPIRPEDEERHRAFLESLDVEDIRMRLFYSRRTMERSELARLVQIDYTREMAFVATVPDGAGGEKTVGVARALADPDNVGAEFGIIVRPELKGSGLGRLLMDKLVRHQRAAGTQQLTATVLTENDRMRKLGHALGMREAPVAGDNSTLELVLDLQG from the coding sequence ATGAGCATTCGCAATCTCGATTCCCTTTTCGACCCCGCCTCCGTCGCCGTCATCGGCGCCTCCGAGCGGCCTTTTTCCGTCGGCGGCACGCTGTGGCGCAACATGCGCGAAAGCGGCTTTGCCGGCCGCGTGTTCCCCATCAACCCCAAGTACAAGGAGCTGACGGGGCAGCGCTGCTACGCCCACGTGGCCGACCTGCCCGAGGCGCCCGAGCTGGCCGTGATCTGCACGCCGGCGGACACCGTGGTCGATCTCATCAAGCAACTGGCCAAGCGCGGCACCAAGGCGGCGGTGGTCATCAGCGCCGGCCTCACGGCCAAGCAGAAGCAGGCCATGCTGGACGCGGCCAAGCCTTCGCTGCTGCGCATCCTGGGGCCCAATTGCGTCGGCCTGCTCAGCACCCACGCCAAGCTGAACGCCAGCTTTGCCCATATTCCGGCGCGGCCGGGCGATCTGGCCTTTGTCTCGCAGTCGGGCGCGCTGGTCACCGCCATGCTGGACTGGGCCGAGGCGCGGCAGATCGGCTTTTCGCACTTTGTCTCGCTGGGCGAGCACGCCGACGTGGACTTTGGCGACATGCTGGACTATCTGGCCAGCGACCCGCACACGCGCGCCATCCTGCTGTACATCGAATCGATCGACCAGGCGCGCAAGTTCATGTCGGCCGCGCGCGCGGCGGCGCGCAACAAGCCGGTGATCGTGATCAAGGCCGGGCGCAGCGCGCAGGGGCAGAAAGCCGCCGCCTCGCACACCGGCGCGCTGGCCGGCGCCGACGACGTGGTCGATGCCGCCATCGCCCGCGCCGGCATGCTGCGCGTGAACAGCCTGGAAGAGCTGTTTCTGGCCGCCGAGATCCTCACCCGCTTCAAAGCCCCCATTGGCGACCGCATGACGGTGCTGACCAACGGCGGCGGCGTGGGCGTGCTGGCGGCCGACGCCGCTGCTGCCCACGGCGTGCCGCTGGCCGAGCTGGGCCAGGCCCTCAAGCACGATCTGGACAAGGTGCTGCCCGCCAACTGGTCGCACGGCAACCCGGTGGACATCATTGGCGATGCGCCCGCGCAGCGCTACGTCGATGCGCTCACCGCGCTGGCCAAGCATCCGCAAGACACGGGCACGCTGCTGTTCATCCAGGCGCCCACGGCCATCGTGCCCTCGACCGACATCGCGCGCGCGCTGATCCCCGTCATCCGCCCCGAAGGCAAGGCCCCGCTGCCGCTGGTCAGCAGCTGGGTGGGCGGCCCGGCGGTGGCCGAGGCGCGGGCGCTGTTCACGCAGGCCGGCATTGCCTGCTACGACCTGCCCGAGCAGGCCGTGGCCGCCATCGGCATGCTGCAAGCCTATGGCCGCAACCAGGCCGAGTTGGCCGAGGCACCGCCCGCTGAGCTGCTGCACAACGGCAGCACGCCCGACGTGGTGCGCGTGCGCGAGATCGTGCGCCAAGTGCTGGCCAGCGGCCGCGACATGCTGACCGAGCCCGAGGCCAAGGCGGTGTGCGAGGCCTACCACATCCCCGTGGTGGCCACCCGCACCGTGCCCGCCAACGCCGTGGCCGCGGGCGACGAGGCGGCGCGCATCGGCTTTCCGGTGGTGCTGAAAATCCTCTCCGAAGACATCTCGCACAAGTCCGACGTGGGCGGCGTGGTGCTCAACCTGAACGACGAGGGCGACGTGCGCGCCGCCGCGCAGGCCATGCTGGTGCGCGTGGGCAAGAGCCACCCCGACGCGCGCGTCGAGGGCTTCACGGTGCAGAAGATGGTGAAGATGCCGCAATCGCAGGAGCTGATCATCGGCGCCAGCATCGACCCCACCTTCGGCCCCGTGATCCTGTTTGGCCAGGGCGGCACGGCGGTGGAGGTGATGAAAGACAGCGCCATGGCGCTGCCGCCGCTCAACGCCCCGCTGGCGCGCGCGCTGATCGAGCGCACCCGCGTGGCCAAGCTGCTGCACGGCTACCGCGACGTGCCGCCCACCAACCTGGACGCCGTCGTCGCCACGCTGATGGCGGTGTCGCAGCTGCTGGCCGACGTGCCCGAGATTGCCGAGCTGGACATCAACCCGCTCATCGTCAACCACCAGGGCGCCATCGCGCTGGATGCGCGCGTGCGCGTCAGCGCCAAGCAGCCGGCCGGCGCGGCGCGCTTCGCCATCCAGCCCTACCCGGCCGAGTTGAGCGAAACCATCGACTGGCGCGGCCAGGCGCTGACGATCCGCCCGATCCGCCCCGAGGATGAGGAGCGCCACCGCGCCTTCCTGGAAAGCCTGGATGTGGAAGACATCCGCATGCGCCTGTTCTACAGCCGCCGCACCATGGAGCGCAGCGAGCTGGCGCGGCTGGTGCAGATCGACTACACGCGCGAGATGGCCTTCGTCGCCACCGTGCCCGATGGCGCGGGCGGCGAAAAAACCGTGGGCGTGGCGCGCGCGCTGGCCGACCCCGACAACGTGGGCGCCGAGTTCGGCATCATCGTGCGGCCCGAGCTGAAGGGCTCCGGCCTGGGGCGCCTGCTGATGGACAAGCTGGTGCGCCACCAACGCGCCGCCGGCACGCAGCAGCTGACGGCGACGGTGTTGACTGAGAACGACCGCATGCGCAAACTGGGCCACGCGCTGGGCATGCGCGAGGCGCCGGTGGCGGGCGACAACAGCACGCTGGAATTGGTGCTGGATTTACAGGGGTGA